A single genomic interval of Rhododendron vialii isolate Sample 1 chromosome 3a, ASM3025357v1 harbors:
- the LOC131320482 gene encoding 17.4 kDa class I heat shock protein-like produces MALIPSFFSGGRRSNIFDPFSIDVWDPFDGFPIGGAVANVPSSAAKDASALANVRIDWRETPDAHIIKADLPGLDKREVKVEIEDGRILQISGESRREQEEKDDKWHRVERIVGRFVRRFRLPENARVDQVKATMENGVLSVVIPKEQEKRPESRPIQISGGGAEGGGVSGGATGGATGGGGVFDRGATGGAGGGGVFERDRPAGGEATGGGF; encoded by the coding sequence CAGCTTCTTCAGCGGGGGCAGGCGTAGCAACATCTTCGACCCTTTTTCCATCGACGTCTGGGACCCATTCGACGGCTTCCCAATCGGAGGAGCAGTGGCCAACGTCCCCAGCTCCGCCGCTAAAGACGCCTCCGCCCTGGCCAACGTCCGCATCGACTGGCGCGAGACGCCGGACGCCCACATCATCAAGGCGGACCTCCCGGGACTCGACAAGAGGGAGGTGAAGGTGGAGATAGAGGACGGGCGGATCCTCCAGATAAGCGGGGAGAGCCGGCGGGAGCAGGAGGAGAAGGACGACAAGTGGCACCGCGTCGAGCGGATCGTCGGGAGGTTCGTGAGGCGGTTCAGGCTGCCGGAGAACGCCAGGGTGGATCAGGTGAAGGCGACGATGGAGAACGGGGTTTTGTCGGTGGTGATACCGAAGGAGCAGGAGAAGAGGCCCGAGAGCAGGCCTATTCAGATATCCGGTGGCGGGGCGGAGGGAGGAGGGGTTTCGGGTGGAGCCACTGGTGGAGCGACGGGAGGTGGAGGGGTTTTTGACCGTGGAGCAACTGGTGGAGCCGGAGGAGGGGGGGTTTTTGAGCGTGACCGTCCGGCTGGTGGTGAGGCGACGGGAGGCGGGTTTTGA